The Flavobacterium psychrotrophum region TAATACCTGCTTTTGTTTATGTAATTTTCAATCGGATATATGCCTTTCGTTAATGCTTTAAAATCCAATACTCCTTCAGAAAAGGTAGTTAATGTTTTGACTTCCAGATCGCCATACTCATACAGAAATTCCTTTAAGAATAATGGTAATTTATCGAAGCCTTTTACCTTATCAAACGCCTGCTTTACGTTCCTGCCTTCAAACCAACCCGCCTTTTTAAATTGGTCCTGTACTTCTTTTTTAAACATATTTTTCCTATTTTGATTATTATTTAATCTCAACTATTTTAAAATAATGGAGCATTGGGTTACATGATTCGCAGGCCTTTTTACTTAAGCCATGAATCAGCTTATCGGCTTCGCCATTATGAATTCGCATAGCCTTAATTTTTGTTTTACTTAAAAACTCCCTTGCTTGTGTTATATTCATGCTATTAGCTTTTAGGCCCAGCTGCTTTTCAGCTTCAAATAAAAATTCTGATATGCAAACGGGTTCAGCGCATTTTCCATGTGTTGGCCTTCTTATAAGCCTGCCATTATCTATATCTTTAGCAATCTCTGTTAGCCATTCCTGTACTAATTTATGCCTCCCTCCAACTATTTTACTCTTTGGCACCCCTTTAGATGTATAACTAATTACCTGATAAATTTTGTTATTGATCGGACCTTCTAAAACTGCTACAGCGCCCGGTCTTACTAAATCATCTTTCCATTTTGTTAATGCCTCATCTGCATATTCTTTTAGAAAGATAGCCATTTGTTTTTTCTTTAAGAAAATTTTTGGCTCACTATTTTTAGCTCTTTTTTTCCTTATTCCACCAGATCCTTCATCGAGTTCGGCCCTTTTTTCCAAATCGTCAAGGAAGTTGTCCTTTTCATCATCAGTGAGCTTACGCGATATTCCCTGTTCCTCATCAACGATAATCTCATCTAATTTTTGCTCTAACCTGGCGAGGTCCTCTTCTTTTTCAACAAGTTTACGCGCAGATTTTTTTAGCCCTGCTTTGATACTTGCTGTGATAACTCCCACCAACGAGGCCATTTCTAACCAGAACATATATTCACAAAAAGCCTGCCCATCTTCAGAATCTTCTGCCCCGGCAAGTTTTATTATAGCACTCGCCGCCCCGCCACTAATCTCTGCAATTGCGCCGATGGCCCTCAAAATGGTGAAACTGCGGATGACACCCGCTGATAGTTCAGCTATAGTCCCTACACCACTGGCTATTGCAATAGCATCCAGTGCGTACGCACCGCCTGTTACTACATTGCTCCAAAACTGTTTATCACGGTTAGCGAGCAGCATAAAAGCAGGTATAATAGTGTCCAGCTTTAATTCAGCTTCCTGTTTGTCGAGGTTCTTAAGGTAAACAGGATGAAAAGGGTGGTACCAAAAATACTCAATAATTTCTTCTGTTTTTTCACCCGTTTTTGATGCGGAAGCCACCGTATGGTATTTCCCGGTTCCATAGGCCACCTGCAAGAGGCGTTCTTTTTGCGGCGTAGCTTCAAAAGTAGCCTTTGCGTTGCTAAAATAAAAGCCAAGCCATTTTTCAGATTCATACGGTAACATTAGCGGGCCATCTGTTGCTGCAAATTCTTTATTTGCTTTTGGATCCGGATTTACAAAGCGCGATGCACGCCATGCGGTATTTACCATCTGTATAAATTTATCGCCATTGTCACCGTGGATCCTGTCGTAGAGATACTCTAACAATAACTTGCCTTTTTCATCCACTTTTTTAGCAAGCCGTTCAATAAATTTAGTTTGCTGACCTTCCTTTTGTAATATCGTTTCGAGCAATTTTATAAAAATGTTCTCCTCAGCAATTCCCAGCTTATTGGTCAGACTGTTTCTGCGAATACCCTCGTTCACTAGCATCCAAAGCACATCAGTACTCAATTCTACCGCTACCTCGGCAGGCAGGTAATTAAGAATCTTCATGGCGTCGAGATAGTACATACGGGAGTTATTGCTTACAAGCCGCTCCACAGGGCGCAATATCTGATCCCGGAACTGACTTCTGAAGGTGTCTCTTAAGACATTATCTTCCGATGATGAAAGGCTAAAGCCTTCTTTGAAAAGCGTTGTATTTAAAAATGACAGCAGCCCACCGATACTGCCAAATTTAATTATAAGGGCACAATCTGAATCCGCTATACCAAAGGAAGGCTGATATCCTTTTTTATGGAATACATACCTTAAAGTAAATGTAGTTGTGGCTAGGTCCGCCTCCATCAGAGGTATAAGCCACATAACACCCGGAATATCGGATTTTTTAAGCGTTACCTTCCTGTCCGACCTATAAAAGATTGCGTCTGTATATCCAAGTATGTTTACAATGTTAGCAAACAATGTTTTTTCATTCGCAAACAGGTATTCGTACTCTCCGCTTTCAATATCTTTAATATATTGTTCCTGATCGTTTATGTCAATTGTATCTGGAAATGTGATTATTTCATCCAAGATTTCCGAAATATAGACTACCCTGTTTTTCGACTTATCGTAGACGTATGCATCATACTGGAAAACAACCGGGTAATCTACAAGTTGCGCAATAGGAGGATTTTCTATTTGCTCAGTGTAAAGGTTGAAGTAGTCATTCGTTTGAGTTTGTACAAAATATTTCCTCGTATTAACGGTTTCTAAAACGTAGATGTGTGTTGGGTTAAAGTCGTCAAAAATATAGGAGAGCCTACGATACGTTGCAGTATCATAATCAAAGATTTCATTTGTTACAAGATAGTTCTCTCCACCATCTTCCAGATAGTTTAATTGCACCTCACTGGATGGCTGTACGTTTTTATTGGCTATTTCCGAGCGCCGGTTTAAGCGCAGGAATTCAATGAGATTACTGATAGCTCCCATTATGTAGTTTTTATCAAATATCTGGTGTAATGGAAAATTATTCGAAAAGCACCTTGTAAAAAAGGTTACAACCGAATTAATTAAGAACCCCCGCATTATACATGCAGGGGTATAAAAATTATTAGCCTTTAAATTCTACCGCAATGTTTACTTCCAGTACTTCACCTTCATGGAGAAATACTACGGATTCTTTTGTTCCCTCTACGAGTACATACTGAGGTTCAACGAGAACCTGGCCTGAATCGATGACCAAAACATATTTTCCGGGTACTATTGGGCCTAATTCCCATCGCTCATCTATGGTGTAGGCAACATCTACAATAAAGCCATTTATATCCTGTAATTCCACTCGGATGTTCCTTTCTTTGACGCCTCTGATAACCCCGCGTACTCCTGATGACGGCTTAATGACCGGCACAGGGATATCAGTATCGCTGCTGAGTTGCGCCTGGGTAATTTCGAAATTATCACTGCAGGGTACCTCAAGCGGATTTTCAAGGTCAGTATCACCGCAATTGCACGGTAATGCACGCTCCACCTTTAGTCCAATACTGTCTGCCTGAAGGATGGTAAGATCGGTCGGTAGGCGCGTAATCCATGCTTTTCCTACTTTAACAGGCTTTTTATCAACGGCCCTGATCTGCCTTACCACATCCATGTAATTATCATCATCGATTTCAGGGACCTGGCCGCCATTCCATATTTCTCCGGTTTTTAAATAACGTTTAACCGCTTCTTCAAAGCCCGGTTTTACGGTAACGGTTACTTTTGCCATACCTGCCTGCATGAAGTTCCTGAAAATCGGATCGCTGTTCTCATCAAACTGGTACATCTTATTCCAGCGGTCCCTTGACCCCCAGTAGTAAGGATAAAAATTATAGGACATAATATCCCACTCAAAAGCAGACTCTATGAACTGGACAAATGCTCCATAGTTGCTAAGCTTACTGTTAACAGTAACTTCGTAATTTGAAAAAGTACTACCGGTAAACAGGCTTTTACCATAGGTATCATCACTATTAGGGTTTTGGTCAATAAGGTATGAAATACAGTTTTTCCTAAGTATTACATTTTCAATCTGGCGGTAGAATCCGGGATTTGTCTTTTTAGTCTCAAGGGCAATCGCTGTTTCTTTGGCTTCCTGCTCATTATATTTCGCAACCGCATCTTCATAAGCTTTCATGATCGCGTTGAACGAACGTTGCTCCCATCCTTTTATAAGAGATTCTGTAGCAGTACAGCTAACAGCTACTGTTGCCTGAAATGAATAATACCTATCTGTAGCTATAGATATTGGCACTGTCTTGGTGAAACCTCCGCATTCAAAGCCGTAAGAAATACCATCAATGGCTGTAGAATAATTTAACGGTGGATAGCCTTTTGTACCTACTGCAATATACATAGTGGCACCGCTGCTTATTTTACCTTTTGCATTAACAGTGCACCATACAGAGCGGTATCCTTCAGGAATCTCAACTTCATCCTTCAGGCCGGCACCACTTGAGTTGTCTTTTGGATTTGCCGTTTCCTTACCATAGGCAAGCGCCTTACCAACTGTGACTGTAGTGTCGGGATAAGGCTCAATCTCCGCATTGTACATCCCGGCCCAATACGCGGCCTTTGTTTCATTAATGTAAGAATAGTCCGGCATACCAAGGTAGCCCGTAACTTTTCTTGGATCTACGGGCTTAGTAAGTAATACCAGATCTTTCTCCGGTGTTTGCGTGCCAACGGTCATGCCTAATTCATGCAGGCGGCCGGGTTCGGGGACCATGAACTCAAAAGTAAGGCGCCTTCCATAGTTTACAATCTGGTTTTTGTAGAGCTTATCTACCCATCGGTAGACACCAACAACGTGGTCGCTTCCCTGGCGGTTATCAAAGCCGTGTTTATTATTCTCTTCAAATTCTTCGATAACCTTGCGGATACGTTCTTCCTTAACCTTGCTTACCACGCGGTCCATAGCCCTTTGGGTTATTTCCTTCGCTTTGGTAACCGCCAAATTGGTGCTGTTTTCCGAAGATGTGCTGTTGGCAAAAGAAAGTCCTGCATCGGCATGGAAGGAGCCACCAAAAGCTTCCCCGGTTACCCCTGCATTGGCATAACCTGATGCTTCTTTGCTTTGCTGTATTACCTGCGCGATTTCGCTGTGCATTTCAAAGCGGTCGGTCGATGTTGTATCAGTAAGCTTTTCTTTTTCTGTTTCACTTGAAGTTGTAGT contains the following coding sequences:
- a CDS encoding SUKH-3 domain-containing protein, yielding MFKKEVQDQFKKAGWFEGRNVKQAFDKVKGFDKLPLFLKEFLYEYGDLEVKTLTTFSEGVLDFKALTKGIYPIENYINKSRYYGNIFTFPIGDYHLDSAALECDGNGRVYLSGDFPCLLSNDFKTGVEKVILEDFSNTLQWDPESKKWVDEY
- a CDS encoding YwqJ-related putative deaminase, whose amino-acid sequence is MGAISNLIEFLRLNRRSEIANKNVQPSSEVQLNYLEDGGENYLVTNEIFDYDTATYRRLSYIFDDFNPTHIYVLETVNTRKYFVQTQTNDYFNLYTEQIENPPIAQLVDYPVVFQYDAYVYDKSKNRVVYISEILDEIITFPDTIDINDQEQYIKDIESGEYEYLFANEKTLFANIVNILGYTDAIFYRSDRKVTLKKSDIPGVMWLIPLMEADLATTTFTLRYVFHKKGYQPSFGIADSDCALIIKFGSIGGLLSFLNTTLFKEGFSLSSSEDNVLRDTFRSQFRDQILRPVERLVSNNSRMYYLDAMKILNYLPAEVAVELSTDVLWMLVNEGIRRNSLTNKLGIAEENIFIKLLETILQKEGQQTKFIERLAKKVDEKGKLLLEYLYDRIHGDNGDKFIQMVNTAWRASRFVNPDPKANKEFAATDGPLMLPYESEKWLGFYFSNAKATFEATPQKERLLQVAYGTGKYHTVASASKTGEKTEEIIEYFWYHPFHPVYLKNLDKQEAELKLDTIIPAFMLLANRDKQFWSNVVTGGAYALDAIAIASGVGTIAELSAGVIRSFTILRAIGAIAEISGGAASAIIKLAGAEDSEDGQAFCEYMFWLEMASLVGVITASIKAGLKKSARKLVEKEEDLARLEQKLDEIIVDEEQGISRKLTDDEKDNFLDDLEKRAELDEGSGGIRKKRAKNSEPKIFLKKKQMAIFLKEYADEALTKWKDDLVRPGAVAVLEGPINNKIYQVISYTSKGVPKSKIVGGRHKLVQEWLTEIAKDIDNGRLIRRPTHGKCAEPVCISEFLFEAEKQLGLKANSMNITQAREFLSKTKIKAMRIHNGEADKLIHGLSKKACESCNPMLHYFKIVEIK